A genomic segment from Polyangium mundeleinium encodes:
- a CDS encoding PAS domain-containing sensor histidine kinase: protein MGTGPGPHAMEGSAARDWTRESVAKPFERLYTTALHALEADVLLLYLPNARRALELVAHRGGPPEWPEPLHRIPLTASSLVARVVRDGTTEAADAKAPTAPEDVRMAHTASGVRHFIAAPVDLPGGRTGALVAGFSRPTSPRTRDTFEALAGLAASVLEEKQAQAEAEAKAEAWQFAFQRFFDVAMGSILVANDDGRFVEANAAACSLLGRSREEMLNLSIHEITTAHGNARFEELWRTFLVEGIQSGHFTLVRGDGSTIDVAYHARANVVPGCHVAGFSDVTEQNRAAERIRRDHESLSRAQRVARVGSIDWDIRGNEVRWSEECYRLLGLEPTPTPRTLRDANAILEARMSPEEQARLRAAYEAALKTGRSFSVDIHIRRPDGEERLLHQEADIECDAAGKAVRIVGTLQDVTEQRRAEQALRRSRESLARAQAVAHVGHWEWDAATGESCWSDEVYRIFGLPPRAGPEPHQTLAGVLHPEDRMRILLGFRSLVEKGEPFSCEHRVVRPDGELRIVHVEAMLTRDEAGRPLNVLGVVQDITDLRRAEREREALLRALADERRWLRAVIESSPVGIQLWQGVASPRVTQNRMADLLIGNLVDANPNLDALRSTVTYPDGTPVETGDLSIERALRGEVVVGRELIRRQPNGTSMHTLVNASPVRDESGLIHGAVVLFSDITAIKELSRLREEWTTIVAHDLRQPVTTILATAAHLARYVVEPNTKRKAERIRASAERLIRMTDDLSDLSRLDTHKLELVRTPTNLPALLRQIVEDMADEEARARVWLSIDRDMPLVHVDPARIQQVVENLVSNAVKYGRPGTPIALRLRVVPGEVVLGVCNEGPGIDPELMPRLFSRFQRGSAGATRIKGLGLGLYICRGLVEAHGGRMMVESEPDKTTTFSFTLPIDEGGSPDHD, encoded by the coding sequence ATGGGCACCGGCCCCGGGCCGCATGCCATGGAGGGCTCTGCCGCGCGTGACTGGACACGCGAATCCGTGGCGAAGCCCTTCGAGCGCCTGTACACCACGGCGCTCCACGCGCTCGAAGCCGATGTTCTCCTGCTTTACCTGCCGAACGCGAGACGCGCGCTCGAGCTCGTCGCCCATCGAGGCGGCCCGCCGGAATGGCCCGAGCCGCTCCACCGCATCCCCTTGACCGCGTCGAGCCTCGTCGCTCGCGTCGTCCGCGACGGCACGACCGAGGCCGCCGACGCCAAAGCGCCCACGGCACCCGAGGACGTCCGCATGGCCCACACGGCGAGCGGCGTGCGCCATTTCATCGCCGCGCCCGTCGACCTGCCCGGCGGACGCACCGGCGCGCTCGTCGCGGGCTTTTCCCGACCGACCAGCCCCAGGACCCGCGACACGTTCGAAGCGCTGGCCGGCCTCGCGGCGAGCGTGCTCGAGGAAAAGCAGGCACAAGCCGAGGCCGAAGCCAAAGCCGAGGCCTGGCAATTCGCGTTTCAACGATTCTTCGACGTCGCGATGGGCAGCATCCTCGTCGCGAACGACGACGGCCGCTTCGTCGAGGCGAATGCCGCGGCCTGCAGCCTGCTCGGCCGGAGCCGCGAGGAGATGCTGAACCTCTCGATCCACGAAATCACGACGGCCCACGGCAATGCCCGGTTCGAGGAGCTCTGGCGAACGTTCTTGGTCGAAGGAATCCAATCCGGCCATTTCACCCTCGTCCGGGGCGACGGCAGTACGATCGACGTCGCGTATCACGCGCGGGCGAACGTCGTCCCCGGCTGCCACGTGGCGGGGTTTTCGGACGTGACGGAACAGAACCGCGCCGCGGAGCGAATCCGGCGCGACCATGAGAGCCTTTCGCGCGCGCAGCGGGTCGCGCGCGTGGGCAGCATCGACTGGGACATCCGGGGCAACGAGGTCCGCTGGTCGGAGGAGTGTTATCGCCTGCTCGGCCTCGAGCCCACCCCCACCCCGCGCACGCTCCGGGACGCGAACGCGATCCTGGAGGCGCGGATGAGCCCCGAGGAGCAGGCGCGCCTGCGCGCGGCCTACGAAGCGGCGCTGAAGACCGGCCGGAGCTTCTCGGTCGACATCCACATCCGCCGCCCGGACGGCGAGGAGCGGCTCCTCCACCAGGAGGCCGACATCGAGTGCGACGCCGCGGGCAAGGCCGTGCGGATCGTCGGCACGCTCCAGGACGTGACCGAGCAGCGCCGCGCCGAGCAGGCGCTCCGGAGGAGCCGCGAGAGCCTCGCGCGGGCGCAGGCCGTTGCGCACGTGGGCCACTGGGAGTGGGACGCGGCGACCGGGGAGTCGTGCTGGTCGGACGAGGTCTACCGCATCTTCGGCCTGCCGCCGCGCGCGGGCCCCGAGCCACATCAGACGCTCGCGGGCGTGCTCCACCCCGAGGATCGGATGCGGATCCTCCTCGGCTTCCGCTCGCTCGTCGAGAAAGGCGAGCCTTTTTCGTGCGAGCACCGGGTCGTCCGGCCGGACGGCGAGCTCCGGATCGTGCACGTCGAGGCCATGCTCACGCGGGACGAGGCGGGGCGGCCGCTCAACGTACTCGGGGTCGTGCAGGACATCACCGACCTCCGCCGCGCGGAGCGCGAGCGCGAGGCGCTGCTCAGGGCCCTCGCGGACGAGCGCCGCTGGCTCCGGGCCGTCATCGAGAGCTCGCCGGTCGGCATCCAGCTCTGGCAGGGCGTGGCGTCGCCGCGGGTCACGCAGAACCGCATGGCGGATCTGCTCATCGGCAACCTCGTCGACGCCAACCCGAACCTCGACGCCCTGCGCAGCACCGTCACGTACCCGGACGGCACGCCGGTCGAGACCGGCGATCTGAGCATCGAGCGCGCGCTGCGCGGCGAGGTGGTCGTCGGCCGCGAGCTCATCCGGAGGCAGCCGAACGGAACGAGCATGCACACGCTCGTCAACGCCTCGCCCGTGCGGGACGAGAGCGGTCTGATCCACGGCGCGGTGGTCCTCTTCAGCGACATCACCGCGATCAAGGAGCTCTCACGGCTGCGGGAAGAGTGGACGACCATCGTCGCGCACGACCTCCGGCAGCCCGTGACCACGATCCTCGCGACCGCGGCGCACCTGGCCCGCTACGTCGTCGAGCCGAACACGAAGCGCAAGGCCGAGCGGATCCGGGCGAGCGCCGAGCGGCTCATCCGCATGACCGACGATCTCTCGGACCTCTCGCGCCTCGACACGCACAAGCTCGAGCTTGTCCGGACCCCGACGAACCTGCCGGCGCTCTTGCGCCAGATCGTCGAGGACATGGCTGACGAGGAGGCGCGCGCGCGCGTCTGGCTCTCGATCGATCGGGACATGCCGCTCGTGCACGTCGACCCGGCGCGCATCCAGCAGGTGGTGGAGAACCTGGTCTCGAACGCGGTGAAGTACGGCAGGCCCGGGACGCCGATCGCGCTCCGGCTGCGGGTCGTGCCGGGGGAGGTCGTGCTGGGTGTGTGCAACGAGGGGCCGGGGATCGATCCCGAGCTCATGCCGCGGCTCTTCTCGCGCTTTCAGCGGGGGAGCGCGGGAGCGACGCGGATCAAGGGGCTCGGACTCGGCCTCTACATCTGCCGCGGCCTCGTGGAGGCGCACGGCGGTCGGATGATGGTCGAGAGCGAGCCCGACAAGACGACGACGTTCTCGTTCACGCTGCCGATCGACGAGGGCGGGTCACCCGATCACGACTGA
- a CDS encoding 4Fe-4S binding protein: MAAPAVVGTTKAPPAKPTKPAKVKGRPGSGIEARLSIRILVWVRRVSQAGFLSLFLYFLFQTAFRGSFASAETAVRLPLPVEAYLLADPFVAAMTLLSTHTVYRGLAWSVGLLAVTLVFGRVFCGWICPFGTLHHFFGWIFPSRYLRGNKRVESNKTAPRQQVKYYLLYAFLAASVAGSAIGGLFDPICVAVRAIGLGVVPALQYIMGVASVAAGQAGVRPVQGATDAAQDFLAQTVWQSKQFYFHQTWFIGILLVAILFMNRVIPRFWCRVLCPLGAFLGVFARFALFGMEKDHAKCTDCNLCIVHCQGADSPQGGVKWRQDECHMCLNCENACPEDVIKFRFLPSRKSTISKPDTGRRTAIASAAAGAVVIPAMRIADVIDANYDHRVIRPPGSVEEREFLERCIRCAECMKVCPNNALHPAFFEAGVEGIWTPILIPRIGYCEHSCVLCGQVCPTGAIQKITEDQKLGIGQKPVSIGTAFYDQGRCLPWGMATPCIVCEEFCPTSPKAIWVEEVDIPKRLPMAGEDGKEPGMTTVHVQRPHVDPSLCIGCGACEKVCPVQDKPAVYVTNVGETRSKTNVILLEDTNYNRPG, encoded by the coding sequence ATGGCCGCTCCCGCTGTCGTCGGAACGACCAAGGCCCCGCCTGCCAAGCCCACCAAGCCCGCCAAGGTGAAAGGGCGCCCCGGCTCGGGCATCGAGGCGCGGTTGTCGATCCGCATCCTCGTCTGGGTGCGTCGCGTCTCGCAGGCCGGCTTTCTCTCGCTGTTTCTTTATTTCCTCTTCCAGACCGCATTCCGCGGCTCGTTCGCGTCCGCCGAGACCGCGGTGCGCTTGCCCCTGCCCGTCGAGGCGTATCTGCTCGCCGACCCGTTCGTCGCGGCGATGACGCTCCTCTCGACGCACACGGTCTACCGCGGGCTCGCGTGGTCCGTCGGCCTGCTCGCGGTCACGCTCGTCTTCGGCCGCGTCTTTTGCGGGTGGATCTGCCCGTTCGGCACGCTGCACCATTTCTTCGGCTGGATCTTCCCCTCCCGTTATTTGCGCGGAAACAAGCGCGTCGAATCGAACAAGACCGCGCCGCGGCAGCAGGTGAAGTATTACCTGCTCTACGCCTTCCTCGCGGCGAGCGTCGCCGGCAGCGCGATCGGCGGCCTCTTTGATCCGATCTGCGTCGCCGTCCGCGCGATCGGCCTCGGCGTCGTCCCGGCCCTCCAGTACATCATGGGCGTCGCGAGCGTCGCGGCGGGCCAGGCCGGCGTGCGCCCCGTGCAGGGCGCGACCGACGCCGCGCAGGACTTCCTGGCGCAGACCGTCTGGCAATCGAAGCAGTTTTATTTCCACCAGACCTGGTTCATCGGGATCCTCCTCGTCGCGATCCTCTTCATGAACCGCGTGATCCCGCGGTTCTGGTGCCGCGTCCTCTGCCCGCTCGGCGCGTTCCTCGGCGTCTTCGCCCGCTTCGCGCTCTTCGGCATGGAGAAGGACCACGCGAAGTGCACCGATTGCAATTTGTGCATCGTGCATTGCCAGGGCGCGGATTCGCCACAGGGGGGCGTGAAGTGGCGCCAGGACGAGTGCCACATGTGCCTGAACTGCGAGAATGCCTGCCCGGAGGACGTGATCAAGTTCCGCTTCCTCCCGAGCCGCAAGAGCACGATCTCGAAGCCGGACACGGGCCGCCGCACGGCCATTGCCTCGGCCGCGGCGGGCGCCGTCGTCATCCCGGCGATGCGCATCGCCGACGTCATCGACGCGAACTACGACCACCGCGTCATCCGCCCGCCCGGCTCGGTCGAGGAGCGCGAGTTCCTCGAGCGCTGCATCCGCTGCGCCGAATGCATGAAGGTCTGCCCGAACAACGCCCTGCACCCGGCGTTCTTCGAGGCCGGCGTCGAGGGCATCTGGACGCCGATCCTCATCCCCCGCATCGGTTATTGTGAGCACTCCTGCGTGCTCTGCGGCCAAGTTTGTCCGACCGGCGCAATCCAGAAGATCACCGAGGACCAGAAGCTCGGCATTGGCCAGAAGCCCGTCTCGATCGGCACCGCGTTCTACGATCAGGGCCGCTGCCTGCCCTGGGGCATGGCCACGCCGTGCATCGTTTGTGAAGAGTTCTGTCCCACCTCGCCCAAGGCCATCTGGGTCGAGGAGGTCGACATCCCGAAGCGCCTGCCCATGGCGGGCGAGGACGGCAAGGAGCCCGGGATGACCACCGTGCACGTGCAGCGCCCGCACGTCGACCCCTCGCTCTGCATCGGCTGCGGCGCCTGCGAAAAGGTCTGTCCCGTTCAGGACAAGCCCGCCGTCTACGTGACGAACGTCGGCGAGACCCGCTCGAAGACGAACGTCATCCTCCTCGAAGACACAAATTACAACCGACCCGGCTGA
- a CDS encoding DUF362 domain-containing protein, translated as MRNISRREMIERLAAVGLVLGGAGALAKMRFDRGSITEGPSKDRPQTRDYRLKDALAKLPTLVIAKNEAEPEALVRKAIAALGGMNRFISRGDIVVVKPNIGWDRTPIHAANTNPRVVAEVVKLAYDAGAKRVVVTDASCNEPNRCFQRSGIWKAAYDVGAEVVLPAAHRFRGMRLKGEVLDEWPVYTPLINADKVINVPIAKHHNLSKYTAAMKNWYGSLGGRRNRLHQNIDVSIADLATFMQPTLTIVDAWRVLVRNGPQGGNIADAKEMRMLLASTDQVAVDAYGCQLVGRTPEEIPYLRMAHERGLGTMHWKDVPWVEV; from the coding sequence ATGCGTAACATTTCGCGCCGTGAGATGATCGAGCGCCTCGCCGCTGTGGGGCTCGTGCTCGGCGGGGCCGGGGCCCTCGCGAAGATGCGCTTCGATCGCGGCTCGATCACGGAGGGTCCCTCGAAGGATCGGCCGCAGACGCGGGATTATCGGCTCAAGGACGCGCTGGCGAAGCTGCCGACGCTCGTCATCGCGAAGAACGAGGCCGAGCCCGAGGCGCTCGTGCGCAAGGCGATCGCAGCGCTCGGCGGCATGAACCGCTTCATCTCGCGCGGCGACATCGTCGTCGTGAAGCCGAACATCGGCTGGGATCGCACCCCGATCCACGCGGCGAACACGAACCCGCGGGTCGTCGCCGAGGTGGTCAAGCTCGCCTACGACGCGGGCGCCAAGCGCGTCGTCGTCACGGACGCCTCGTGCAACGAGCCGAACCGCTGTTTTCAGCGCTCCGGCATCTGGAAGGCGGCGTACGACGTCGGCGCCGAAGTCGTGCTCCCCGCGGCGCACCGCTTCCGCGGCATGCGCCTCAAGGGCGAGGTCCTCGACGAGTGGCCGGTCTACACGCCGCTCATCAACGCGGACAAGGTCATCAACGTCCCCATCGCCAAGCACCACAACCTCTCGAAGTACACGGCGGCGATGAAGAACTGGTACGGCTCGCTCGGCGGGCGCCGCAACCGGCTCCACCAGAACATCGACGTCTCCATCGCGGATCTCGCCACCTTCATGCAGCCAACGCTCACGATCGTCGACGCCTGGCGTGTCCTCGTGCGCAACGGCCCCCAGGGCGGCAACATCGCCGACGCGAAGGAGATGCGCATGCTGCTCGCCTCGACCGATCAGGTCGCCGTCGACGCGTACGGATGCCAGCTCGTCGGCCGTACGCCCGAGGAGATCCCGTACCTGCGCATGGCCCACGAGCGCGGGCTCGGCACCATGCACTGGAAAGACGTGCCCTGGGTGGAGGTCTGA
- a CDS encoding serine/threonine protein kinase: MKSSNLRATVTVHAYAVTVVDDSQRAGALPHESASPPSVVIMPTIDDVVGGVYRLKRLLGAGMFGKVYVAQREDVPEHQVALKILPRSHFAGRNVERELVMLATVGHPNVVQMKDHGTTPEYVWLTMPVYRGETLAERLERGPLGLREAHDVVLAIARGLEALHAAGLRHQDIKPDNIFLATFGGRVHPILLDLGVAAEREGTFVAGTALYASPEQLAAMKGNPGDLPISEKMDTYCLAATLLVSLVGEDRYPGASANTMDDLERALDVRAKHPLPEGALPEVRGEARGMIDRALTRWLSHDPRERPAMSELAEELDVLLEPERAITRAEERQRQKQRAALQAFRVSAGALLLLAAAGAVVAFSKRETFKLATELERARAEGARRFDQIEICNASYKTAMSDVDKCKASWGKDKKLCDEQLDAQMKLCESGSELDCAIEIKKLRDQGAARLQTCEETTEKAETEWKRREAEWDKQRVALGNERDEQKALAEKRAEELKKLTEERDRGVAEQKACSDEREKLRAEMKPSGSGATLPAASASVSPPPALTSLASVGPPPPPPPPPPPPPPPPPPPPPPAPPTP, encoded by the coding sequence GTGAAGAGCTCGAACCTCCGCGCCACCGTCACCGTGCACGCCTACGCCGTGACCGTCGTGGACGACTCCCAGCGCGCCGGCGCCCTCCCGCACGAGAGCGCGAGCCCGCCCTCGGTGGTCATCATGCCGACCATCGACGACGTCGTGGGCGGCGTCTACCGCCTGAAGCGCCTGCTCGGCGCCGGCATGTTCGGCAAGGTCTACGTCGCCCAGCGCGAGGACGTCCCCGAGCACCAGGTCGCGCTGAAGATCCTGCCGCGATCGCACTTCGCCGGGCGCAACGTCGAGCGCGAGCTCGTCATGCTGGCGACGGTCGGCCACCCGAACGTCGTCCAGATGAAGGACCACGGCACGACGCCCGAGTACGTGTGGCTGACGATGCCCGTCTACCGCGGCGAGACCCTCGCCGAGCGGCTCGAACGCGGGCCCCTCGGCCTGCGCGAGGCCCACGACGTCGTCCTCGCGATCGCCCGCGGCCTCGAAGCGCTGCACGCCGCGGGCCTCCGGCATCAGGACATCAAGCCGGACAACATCTTCCTGGCCACGTTCGGCGGGCGCGTGCACCCGATCTTGCTCGACCTCGGCGTCGCGGCGGAGCGTGAGGGCACGTTCGTCGCGGGCACGGCGCTCTACGCCTCGCCGGAGCAGCTCGCCGCGATGAAGGGCAACCCCGGGGATCTGCCCATCAGCGAGAAGATGGACACGTATTGCCTCGCTGCGACGCTGCTCGTCTCGCTCGTCGGCGAGGACCGCTACCCCGGCGCCTCGGCGAACACGATGGACGACCTCGAACGGGCGCTCGACGTCCGCGCGAAACACCCGCTGCCCGAGGGCGCGCTCCCCGAGGTGCGCGGCGAAGCGCGTGGCATGATCGATCGGGCGCTCACGCGGTGGCTCTCGCACGATCCGCGCGAGCGGCCGGCGATGAGCGAGCTCGCCGAGGAGCTCGACGTCTTGCTCGAACCGGAGCGCGCGATCACCCGCGCCGAGGAGCGGCAACGGCAGAAGCAACGCGCCGCGCTCCAGGCCTTCCGCGTGTCGGCGGGCGCGCTCCTGCTTCTCGCCGCCGCGGGCGCCGTCGTCGCCTTCTCCAAACGGGAGACCTTCAAGCTCGCGACCGAGCTCGAACGCGCGCGGGCCGAAGGCGCACGGCGATTCGATCAGATCGAGATCTGCAACGCCTCCTACAAGACGGCGATGTCGGACGTCGACAAGTGCAAGGCGTCCTGGGGCAAGGACAAAAAGCTCTGCGACGAGCAGCTCGACGCGCAGATGAAGCTCTGCGAGTCGGGCAGCGAGCTCGACTGCGCCATCGAGATCAAGAAGCTCCGCGACCAGGGCGCGGCGCGCCTGCAGACGTGCGAGGAGACTACCGAGAAGGCCGAGACCGAGTGGAAGCGCCGCGAGGCCGAGTGGGACAAACAGCGCGTCGCCCTGGGAAACGAGCGCGATGAACAAAAGGCCCTCGCCGAGAAGAGAGCCGAGGAGCTGAAGAAGCTCACCGAGGAGCGGGATCGCGGAGTCGCCGAGCAGAAGGCGTGTAGCGACGAACGGGAAAAACTCCGCGCCGAGATGAAGCCCTCCGGGTCCGGCGCGACGCTCCCCGCGGCCTCCGCGTCCGTCTCGCCTCCGCCCGCCCTCACGTCGCTCGCCTCCGTGGGCCCGCCCCCTCCCCCTCCACCGCCTCCGCCGCCTCCGCCGCCTCCGCCGCCTCCGCCGCCTCCACCCGCGCCGCCGACCCCGTAG
- a CDS encoding universal stress protein gives MTTGANEKLLVPIDFEAASAKALALAKDLAARLGGQVVLVHAYQLPVYTYPGLEPTLLPGFHTEVAAAAQRAVEQLAQQEGVSAVLRQGDPATEVLAAAEELGATMIVMGTHGRTGVAHLILGSVAEKIVRKSSVPVVTVRAD, from the coding sequence ATGACGACGGGAGCGAACGAGAAACTGCTGGTCCCCATCGACTTCGAAGCCGCCTCGGCCAAGGCGCTCGCGCTGGCGAAGGATCTCGCCGCGCGCCTCGGAGGCCAGGTCGTGCTGGTGCACGCCTACCAGCTCCCGGTCTACACGTACCCGGGCCTCGAACCGACGCTTCTCCCCGGTTTCCACACGGAGGTGGCCGCGGCGGCGCAACGCGCGGTGGAGCAACTCGCGCAGCAGGAAGGCGTGTCCGCGGTGTTGCGCCAGGGCGATCCCGCGACGGAGGTGCTCGCGGCAGCGGAGGAGCTCGGCGCGACGATGATCGTCATGGGCACACACGGGCGCACCGGCGTCGCACACCTGATCCTCGGCAGCGTGGCGGAGAAGATCGTGCGCAAGAGCTCGGTCCCCGTGGTGACGGTGCGGGCGGACTGA
- a CDS encoding CDP-alcohol phosphatidyltransferase family protein, giving the protein MPQYRVADLGLLPNVLSALRLPLAVVFPFVVDDVRAALAVLFAAALTDVLDGWLARRRGQLTAVGAVVDPIADKVFAVTVVVTLLYTRRMPAWAPLALLSREILEAPLLAWVLVSRRFRGARRAGARANVPGKLATCVQFVAVVTAITAPHLVEGALVASACVGTLAGVSYWTREIERARRLAGGSPRGT; this is encoded by the coding sequence ATGCCGCAGTACCGTGTCGCTGATCTCGGCCTCTTGCCGAACGTCCTCAGCGCGTTGCGCCTGCCGCTCGCGGTGGTCTTCCCGTTCGTCGTCGACGACGTACGGGCCGCGCTCGCCGTGCTGTTCGCGGCCGCGCTGACGGACGTGCTCGACGGGTGGCTCGCGCGGCGTCGGGGGCAGCTCACGGCCGTGGGGGCGGTCGTGGATCCGATCGCGGACAAGGTCTTCGCGGTGACCGTGGTGGTCACGTTGCTCTACACCCGGCGCATGCCCGCGTGGGCGCCCCTGGCCTTGCTCTCGCGCGAGATCCTGGAAGCGCCGCTGCTCGCGTGGGTGCTCGTGAGCCGGAGGTTCCGCGGGGCGCGGCGGGCGGGGGCGCGGGCGAACGTGCCTGGCAAGCTCGCGACGTGCGTGCAGTTCGTCGCGGTGGTCACGGCGATCACGGCGCCTCATCTCGTGGAGGGCGCGCTCGTCGCGTCGGCGTGCGTGGGGACCTTGGCGGGTGTGTCGTACTGGACGCGCGAAATCGAGCGGGCGCGGAGGCTCGCGGGCGGGTCGCCGCGCGGCACCTGA
- a CDS encoding DUF4349 domain-containing protein — MRPKAIFALSSVILGLLPACSAGAQARSYAAPARSMGDMSMAVAREESNEDALTASGGEEDGISLASTPGGGLALGLHLAEGNAAPAPPPPPPAGSKKDQAPPKEAPGTQTAPSSEPTGKKLEGDGTVAVMRAPMLVYTARVNMAVYEVKSSLGEVESLARSLGGFLARRNDQSITIRVPATRFDEAIRRIEKLGDMLSRDVQVEDVTEEFHDTEIRLKNARAVRERLEQLLAKATKVEESIQIEKELERVAETIDRLEGRMKFLRDRAAFSTITVTFQPQSSAELGKRRFNLPVPWIYELGLGRLLSL; from the coding sequence ATGCGACCGAAAGCGATCTTCGCGCTCTCCAGCGTGATCCTCGGGCTCTTGCCGGCTTGTTCCGCGGGCGCGCAAGCGCGCTCCTACGCGGCGCCCGCGCGATCGATGGGCGACATGAGCATGGCCGTCGCCCGGGAGGAGTCCAACGAGGATGCGCTCACGGCGAGCGGCGGCGAGGAAGATGGGATCTCGCTCGCGAGCACGCCGGGAGGAGGCCTCGCGCTCGGCCTGCATCTGGCGGAAGGAAACGCGGCGCCCGCACCGCCTCCGCCGCCGCCGGCGGGATCCAAGAAGGACCAGGCGCCCCCGAAGGAGGCGCCCGGCACGCAGACGGCGCCGAGCAGCGAGCCGACGGGCAAGAAGCTCGAAGGCGACGGCACGGTGGCCGTGATGCGCGCGCCGATGCTCGTCTACACGGCCCGCGTGAACATGGCCGTCTACGAGGTGAAGAGCTCGCTCGGCGAGGTCGAGTCGCTCGCGCGGAGCCTCGGTGGCTTCCTCGCGCGGAGGAACGATCAGTCGATCACGATCCGCGTGCCGGCCACCCGCTTCGACGAGGCGATCCGGCGTATCGAGAAGCTCGGCGACATGCTTTCGCGCGACGTGCAGGTCGAGGACGTGACCGAGGAGTTCCACGACACCGAGATCCGCCTGAAGAACGCGCGCGCCGTGCGCGAGCGGCTGGAGCAGCTCCTCGCGAAGGCGACGAAGGTCGAGGAGTCGATCCAGATCGAGAAGGAGCTCGAGCGCGTCGCCGAGACCATCGACCGGCTCGAAGGGCGCATGAAGTTCCTGCGTGATCGCGCGGCGTTCTCGACCATCACCGTGACGTTCCAGCCGCAGAGCTCGGCCGAGCTCGGCAAGCGTCGCTTCAACCTGCCCGTGCCCTGGATTTACGAGCTTGGCCTCGGCCGGCTGCTCAGCCTGTGA
- a CDS encoding serine/threonine protein kinase, translated as MRSRFDSIALLALLFVSACRPFEPATPPGFVELEDRYGRAEYRATTADGVVIGIRAFDNDPKGERAFWVRAVENRTRDMGGYALLEKREVKDRAGLTGTQLRFGHDEGDEPYLYYLTIFVTDDRVFILEAGGARPQMQRLAEQIDWSVKNFLHH; from the coding sequence GTGCGATCCCGATTTGACTCCATCGCTCTGCTTGCCCTGCTCTTCGTCTCGGCCTGCCGCCCCTTCGAGCCGGCCACGCCGCCCGGGTTCGTCGAGCTCGAAGATCGGTACGGCCGCGCCGAGTACCGCGCCACGACGGCCGACGGCGTGGTGATCGGCATCCGCGCGTTCGACAACGATCCCAAGGGCGAGCGCGCCTTCTGGGTGCGCGCCGTCGAGAACCGCACGCGCGACATGGGGGGGTACGCGCTCCTCGAAAAACGCGAGGTCAAGGATCGCGCCGGCCTCACGGGGACGCAGCTCCGCTTCGGTCACGACGAGGGCGACGAGCCGTACCTCTATTACCTGACGATCTTCGTGACCGACGATCGCGTGTTCATCCTCGAAGCGGGCGGGGCGCGGCCGCAGATGCAGCGGCTCGCCGAGCAGATCGACTGGTCGGTGAAGAATTTCCTCCATCACTGA